A stretch of the Streptococcus suis genome encodes the following:
- the phoU gene encoding phosphate transport system regulatory protein PhoU, translating to MRSRFESQLEDLQKDMVFMGALCEEIINCSLEGLNGPESLDQERIQQTYLQIEELERDIEARCIKLLLCQQPVARDLRTVSSALKMVYDMKRIGAQSSEIADLISRNTIDLVDEIPLVKKMAEQVTQMVVGSLDAFVKESDRLAHEVIEKDDTVDQYFGTIKEKLANYLGNHSANGDQAIDLLMIAKYLERIGDHAVNIAKWVRYAITGQLEG from the coding sequence ATGCGGTCACGATTCGAAAGTCAGTTAGAAGATTTGCAAAAAGATATGGTCTTTATGGGGGCCCTCTGCGAAGAGATTATCAATTGTTCACTCGAAGGGCTCAATGGTCCTGAAAGTCTCGATCAAGAGCGTATTCAACAAACCTACCTGCAAATTGAGGAATTAGAGCGAGATATTGAAGCACGCTGTATCAAATTGCTCTTGTGCCAACAGCCAGTTGCTAGAGACCTACGAACTGTTTCCTCAGCCCTAAAAATGGTGTATGATATGAAACGGATCGGAGCTCAATCCTCTGAAATTGCGGATTTAATCAGCCGTAACACGATTGATTTGGTGGATGAAATTCCTTTGGTTAAAAAAATGGCAGAGCAGGTTACCCAGATGGTTGTTGGTAGTTTGGATGCCTTTGTAAAGGAAAGTGATCGTTTAGCACATGAAGTGATTGAAAAAGACGATACAGTTGACCAATATTTTGGTACAATAAAAGAGAAACTAGCCAATTATTTAGGGAACCATTCTGCAAATGGGGACCAGGCCATTGACTTGTTGATGATTGCTAAGTATCTAGAACGCATTGGAGATCACGCTGTAAATATTGCTAAATGGGTTCGTTACGCTATCACAGGTCAATTAGAAGGGTAA
- the pstB gene encoding phosphate ABC transporter ATP-binding protein codes for MSKFSIQDFDLYYGEFQALKNINLDIPSNQITAFIGPSGCGKSTLLKSLNRMNDLVKNCRITGKVLLDQKDIYTDMKTTVLRKKVGMVFQKPNPFPMSIYDNVAYGPRTHGIHNKLELDKIVEKSLRQAAIWDEVKDRLNKSALGLSGGQQQRLCIARALAIEPEVLLMDEPTSALDPISTAKIEELVLELKKDYTIIMVTHNMQQALRVSDQTAFFLLGEVVESNKTSTLFSMPEDPRTEDYITGRFG; via the coding sequence ATGAGTAAATTTAGCATTCAGGACTTTGATCTGTACTATGGAGAATTTCAAGCCTTGAAAAATATCAACTTGGATATTCCAAGTAATCAAATCACTGCCTTCATTGGCCCATCTGGTTGTGGTAAGTCAACCCTCTTGAAAAGCCTGAACCGGATGAACGATTTAGTGAAAAATTGCCGTATCACTGGTAAAGTATTATTGGACCAGAAAGATATTTATACAGACATGAAAACAACAGTACTTCGTAAAAAAGTGGGAATGGTTTTCCAGAAACCAAATCCTTTCCCGATGAGCATTTATGATAACGTGGCTTACGGTCCTCGAACTCACGGAATTCACAATAAATTAGAGTTGGATAAAATTGTTGAAAAATCATTGCGTCAAGCAGCTATCTGGGATGAGGTAAAAGATCGTCTTAACAAGTCGGCTTTAGGTTTGTCTGGTGGCCAGCAGCAACGTCTCTGCATTGCGCGTGCGCTTGCTATTGAGCCAGAAGTTTTGTTGATGGATGAACCAACAAGTGCTCTTGACCCAATTTCCACAGCTAAAATTGAGGAATTGGTGCTGGAATTAAAAAAAGATTATACCATTATCATGGTGACACACAACATGCAGCAGGCTTTGAGGGTTTCAGACCAAACAGCTTTCTTCTTGTTGGGAGAAGTTGTGGAATCCAATAAAACCAGCACTCTCTTCAGTATGCCTGAAGATCCACGTACAGAAGATTACATTACAGGGAGGTTTGGCTAA
- the pstA gene encoding phosphate ABC transporter permease PstA, translating into MSFFKKQDSDDRLSLFLRLVVYLSASLAGLATVFIVGYILLKGIPFLRPELFSWTYNSENVSMLPALLNTILMAILALLIALPIGIGASVYLTEYAKSGNPLVTVVRLATETLSGIPSVIYGLFGALFFVKFLNLGLSIIAGAATLSIMILPLIMRTTEEALLSVEDGYREGSFALGAGKLRTIFQVVLPSALPGIFSGVVLALGRVIGESAALIFTAGTVAEVAKSLTSSGRTLAVHMYLISGEGIYVNQTYATAVILLILVIVMNLLSEWIANKLGRNKHE; encoded by the coding sequence GTGTCATTTTTTAAGAAACAAGATAGTGATGACCGCTTGTCGCTCTTTTTGAGACTGGTAGTCTATCTATCTGCTAGCCTTGCTGGATTAGCAACCGTATTTATTGTGGGCTATATTTTACTGAAAGGGATTCCTTTTCTTAGACCAGAATTATTTTCCTGGACCTATAATAGTGAAAATGTTTCAATGTTACCAGCCTTACTAAATACGATTTTGATGGCTATTTTAGCCTTGTTGATTGCCCTACCAATTGGTATCGGTGCTTCTGTTTACCTAACGGAATATGCTAAGTCAGGTAATCCACTTGTCACAGTTGTTCGGCTGGCAACAGAAACCTTATCCGGAATCCCCTCTGTTATTTATGGATTGTTTGGAGCGCTCTTCTTTGTAAAATTTTTAAATCTAGGATTATCGATTATTGCTGGTGCAGCGACGTTAAGTATTATGATTTTACCTTTGATAATGCGTACAACAGAAGAAGCTTTATTATCAGTTGAAGATGGGTATCGTGAAGGTAGTTTCGCACTCGGAGCTGGAAAGTTACGTACAATTTTTCAAGTTGTTCTACCATCAGCCTTGCCTGGTATCTTTTCAGGTGTTGTTTTGGCTTTGGGGCGTGTGATTGGTGAGTCTGCAGCTCTTATCTTCACTGCAGGCACAGTGGCGGAGGTTGCCAAGAGTTTAACAAGTTCAGGACGAACATTGGCTGTACATATGTACTTGATTTCTGGCGAAGGTATTTATGTCAATCAAACCTACGCTACAGCAGTTATTCTCTTGATTCTCGTTATCGTGATGAACCTTTTATCCGAATGGATTGCAAATAAATTAGGAAGAAATAAGCATGAGTAA
- the pstC gene encoding phosphate ABC transporter permease subunit PstC, which translates to MRQFRETGMQAVFFLAACISVLSVIFICAFLFSAGLPAIQEIGWGNFLFGLEWRPSNQIFGILPMIIGSVYVTFGALVIGVPIGILTSLFLAFFCKEKWYPIFKRAVSLMAGIPSVVYGFFGLVVLVPFVRNNVGGHGMGVLTASILLGIMILPTIISVSEASLRAVPESYYQGGLALGASHEQSIFFVVLPAARRGILASVILGLGRAMGETMAVIMVAGNQALIPTSITSGVRTLTTNIVMEMGYSTDLHREALIGTAVILFVFILIINLAFYLLYKKED; encoded by the coding sequence ATGCGTCAATTCAGAGAAACCGGTATGCAAGCAGTCTTTTTTCTGGCTGCCTGCATTTCCGTTTTATCAGTTATTTTTATTTGTGCCTTTCTATTTTCAGCAGGTTTACCAGCTATTCAAGAAATTGGATGGGGCAATTTTCTATTTGGTCTAGAGTGGAGACCTTCTAATCAAATTTTTGGTATTTTGCCAATGATTATTGGGTCTGTTTATGTTACTTTTGGTGCCTTAGTGATTGGGGTTCCAATTGGTATCTTAACATCACTCTTTCTTGCTTTCTTTTGTAAGGAAAAATGGTATCCCATTTTTAAACGAGCAGTTAGCTTGATGGCAGGAATTCCCTCAGTTGTATATGGATTCTTCGGTTTGGTAGTTTTAGTGCCATTTGTTCGGAATAATGTTGGTGGGCATGGTATGGGAGTGTTGACGGCATCAATTCTCTTGGGAATCATGATTTTGCCAACAATTATCAGTGTATCCGAAGCATCGTTACGTGCTGTTCCAGAATCTTATTATCAAGGTGGGCTTGCTTTAGGTGCATCGCATGAACAGAGTATTTTTTTCGTCGTTCTACCAGCAGCACGTAGAGGTATTTTAGCCAGCGTCATTTTAGGTTTAGGTCGTGCTATGGGGGAAACAATGGCTGTCATTATGGTAGCCGGTAACCAAGCGTTGATTCCAACTTCCATTACATCAGGTGTACGGACATTAACAACAAACATTGTAATGGAAATGGGATATTCAACTGATTTACATCGTGAAGCCTTGATTGGTACAGCAGTCATCTTGTTTGTATTTATTTTAATCATCAATTTGGCTTTCTATCTCTTATATAAAAAGGAGGACTAA
- a CDS encoding extracellular solute-binding protein: MKHTFRFAKIAAVGLASLGLLAACGQSSTDTSDQPITVVSREEGSGTRGAFIELFGVEAKDANGEKVDNTTNQAIVTNSTAVMLQTVAGDNTAIGYVSLGALDGNSKTLEIDGVDASVDTIKSGEYKIARPFNIVTQASVSETAQDFINFILSTEGQAVVEKTGYIPVDAKGSYQASVTSGKVTVSGSSSVNPVMEKLKEAYQKVNAGVTVEVQQSDSSTGVTNAIEGSADIGMASRELKDSETSAGVSGTAIAIDGIAVIVNKDNPINGLTSQEVQDIFTGKKTKWSDFTSN, translated from the coding sequence ATGAAACACACATTTCGTTTTGCAAAAATTGCTGCAGTAGGTTTGGCTAGTTTGGGTCTTCTTGCTGCTTGTGGACAATCTTCAACTGATACATCTGATCAACCAATCACGGTAGTTTCTCGTGAAGAAGGTTCAGGAACTCGCGGTGCCTTTATTGAATTGTTTGGAGTAGAAGCCAAGGATGCAAATGGTGAAAAAGTTGATAACACAACAAATCAAGCTATTGTAACAAATTCAACAGCTGTTATGTTACAAACTGTAGCTGGGGACAATACTGCAATTGGTTATGTTTCACTCGGTGCCTTGGATGGAAATAGTAAAACACTTGAGATTGATGGCGTTGATGCAAGTGTTGATACCATCAAATCTGGTGAATACAAAATTGCCCGTCCTTTCAATATTGTTACACAGGCAAGTGTCTCAGAAACAGCTCAAGACTTTATCAATTTCATTTTAAGTACAGAAGGTCAAGCAGTGGTCGAGAAAACTGGCTATATTCCAGTTGATGCAAAAGGATCCTACCAAGCAAGTGTTACTTCTGGTAAGGTAACAGTTTCAGGTTCAAGTTCAGTCAACCCAGTGATGGAAAAACTGAAAGAAGCATATCAAAAAGTTAATGCTGGTGTAACTGTTGAAGTTCAGCAAAGTGATTCATCGACAGGTGTTACAAACGCTATCGAAGGTAGTGCAGACATCGGTATGGCTTCACGTGAATTAAAAGATTCTGAAACATCAGCTGGTGTATCAGGAACAGCGATTGCTATCGATGGTATCGCAGTGATTGTGAACAAGGATAATCCAATTAATGGATTAACAAGTCAAGAAGTACAGGACATCTTTACTGGTAAAAAAACTAAGTGGTCAGACTTTACTTCAAACTAA
- the budA gene encoding acetolactate decarboxylase: protein MQLNRLFQYNTLGALMAGLYGGSLTVGELLEHGDLGLGTLDSIDGELIVLDGKAYQAKGAGEKPEVVEVPADMKVPYAAVIFHEAEVIFKQRFEMTSDELHQRIESYYDGENLFRSIKIKGTFSHMHVRMIPKSASDVRFAEVASRQPEYTAENISGTIVGIWTPEIFHGVSVAGYHLHFISDDLAFGGHVMDYVISEGMVEVGPVDQLDQRFPVQDRQYLFAKFNAKEVREDIDKAE from the coding sequence ATGCAATTAAATCGATTATTTCAATACAATACCTTAGGTGCCTTGATGGCGGGGCTGTATGGCGGTTCTTTAACGGTTGGTGAATTGTTGGAACATGGTGATTTGGGGTTGGGAACCCTGGATTCCATTGATGGAGAGCTGATTGTTTTAGATGGAAAGGCCTATCAGGCCAAAGGAGCAGGGGAAAAACCAGAAGTGGTTGAAGTTCCTGCTGATATGAAAGTTCCCTATGCGGCGGTTATTTTTCACGAAGCAGAAGTCATTTTCAAACAACGCTTTGAAATGACTAGCGATGAATTGCATCAGCGGATTGAGTCATATTATGATGGTGAAAATCTCTTTCGTTCCATCAAAATAAAAGGGACGTTTTCGCATATGCACGTGCGCATGATTCCAAAATCGGCTTCTGATGTCCGTTTTGCGGAAGTGGCAAGTCGTCAGCCTGAGTATACCGCTGAGAATATTTCAGGCACCATTGTTGGTATTTGGACACCAGAAATTTTTCACGGGGTCAGTGTGGCTGGCTATCATTTGCATTTTATTTCGGATGATTTGGCCTTCGGTGGTCATGTTATGGACTATGTTATCTCAGAAGGAATGGTGGAAGTGGGGCCAGTAGATCAACTAGACCAACGTTTCCCTGTTCAAGATCGCCAGTATCTTTTCGCTAAGTTCAACGCTAAGGAAGTCAGAGAAGATATAGATAAAGCTGAATAG
- a CDS encoding AI-2E family transporter yields the protein MEDKNQKFNLSWFFRWFLNNQGVTILLITLLSFLTILVFSKISFLFKPVGSFLEILLLPMILTGLLYYLLNPMVDWMERHKVSRTVGISILFVLIVLLIVWGLAVAIPSIQEQASSFVQNLPSNIQKIESRITGLLEDERFEQFRPTALEMLDKVNDQIITFAQKFSSSAVNWASNLISTASQIVVAVLIMPFILFYLLRDGQYLNKHITQYLPTKWRVPIGTVLSDVNSQLSNYVRGQVTVAVIVAFMFSTLFSIIGLNYSVTLGVMAGFLNLIPYLGSFLAMIPAVILGLIAGPFMLLKVLIVFMIEQTIEGRFVTPLIIGSSLNIHPITILFVLLTAGQMYGVLGVLLGIPIYASIKVLVKAIFEWYKENSALYYEESNEVKNEQ from the coding sequence TTGGAAGATAAAAATCAAAAATTTAATCTGAGCTGGTTTTTTCGTTGGTTTCTAAATAATCAGGGTGTCACTATATTGTTAATCACTTTACTGTCTTTCTTAACAATCCTTGTATTTAGTAAAATTAGCTTTTTATTCAAACCTGTTGGAAGTTTTTTGGAAATACTTCTTTTACCAATGATTTTAACTGGTCTTTTGTATTACCTGCTAAATCCAATGGTTGACTGGATGGAGAGACACAAGGTTTCTCGAACAGTTGGTATTTCAATTTTATTCGTTCTTATTGTCTTACTAATTGTCTGGGGGCTAGCTGTTGCAATTCCAAGTATCCAAGAGCAAGCAAGCTCTTTTGTTCAAAATCTACCATCCAATATTCAAAAAATTGAAAGTCGGATTACAGGATTGTTAGAAGACGAGCGATTTGAACAATTTAGACCAACCGCATTGGAAATGCTTGACAAAGTTAATGACCAGATAATCACTTTTGCGCAGAAATTTTCTTCCAGTGCTGTTAACTGGGCAAGTAATTTGATTTCGACTGCCTCTCAGATTGTTGTTGCTGTTCTTATCATGCCTTTTATACTCTTTTACCTTTTACGGGATGGACAATACTTGAATAAACATATTACCCAATATTTACCGACTAAGTGGAGGGTGCCTATTGGAACAGTTTTGTCAGATGTGAACAGTCAGTTATCAAATTATGTTCGTGGTCAGGTAACTGTTGCAGTAATCGTAGCATTTATGTTCTCTACTTTATTTTCAATTATTGGTCTAAACTATTCTGTGACTTTAGGAGTGATGGCCGGATTTTTAAATTTGATTCCCTACCTAGGTTCATTTTTGGCAATGATTCCAGCAGTGATTTTGGGGTTAATTGCTGGTCCATTTATGTTGCTAAAAGTATTGATTGTTTTTATGATAGAACAAACCATTGAAGGTCGTTTTGTAACGCCTTTGATAATAGGTAGCTCGCTCAATATTCATCCAATTACGATCTTGTTTGTACTCCTGACTGCAGGCCAAATGTATGGTGTACTTGGGGTGCTTTTAGGGATTCCAATTTATGCTTCTATCAAGGTTTTGGTGAAAGCAATTTTTGAATGGTACAAAGAAAATAGTGCTTTATATTATGAGGAATCTAATGAGGTAAAGAATGAACAATAG
- a CDS encoding lactonase family protein, with the protein MTIYFGTYTKRESKGIYKAQFDATSGQLSNLELVAEEPNPTYLAFDQAGHLYSVGSENGQGGVAAFSADFTPLNHVVAEGAPLCYVSVDEKKDLVFGSNYHKGQLLVYKRLTDGSLELADIAQHEGSGPHENQASAHVHFSDLTPDKFLVACDLGCDQVVTYKVDNQGKLEKVATYQATPGSGPRHIVFHPTAKIAYLICELNSTIEVLIYDGWGQFELMQTISTLPEDHTGFNGTAAIRITKDGQFVYGSNRGNDSIAIYKTLGDASLELVEIVPTNGKTPRDFTLSPDENHLIVVHQDSDNATVFARDTESGRLTELYHDFYVPEAVCVTF; encoded by the coding sequence ATGACAATCTATTTCGGTACCTATACCAAACGCGAATCAAAAGGAATCTATAAAGCACAATTTGACGCAACATCAGGTCAACTTAGCAATTTAGAATTGGTTGCGGAAGAACCAAATCCCACCTATCTAGCTTTTGACCAAGCTGGTCATCTCTACTCAGTAGGGTCTGAAAATGGCCAAGGTGGTGTCGCTGCCTTTTCTGCTGACTTTACTCCACTAAATCATGTGGTAGCTGAAGGTGCACCACTTTGCTATGTTTCCGTTGATGAAAAAAAAGACCTGGTCTTTGGTTCAAATTACCACAAAGGGCAATTGCTGGTCTACAAGCGTTTGACAGATGGTTCTCTTGAACTTGCAGATATTGCTCAGCACGAGGGCTCTGGTCCACATGAAAACCAAGCTTCTGCTCACGTTCATTTCTCTGATTTAACACCAGATAAATTTCTAGTGGCCTGTGATTTGGGATGTGACCAAGTGGTTACATATAAAGTGGACAATCAAGGAAAATTAGAAAAAGTAGCAACTTATCAAGCTACACCGGGTAGCGGACCACGCCATATCGTTTTCCATCCAACTGCAAAAATTGCCTACCTCATCTGTGAACTGAACTCTACTATTGAAGTACTCATCTATGATGGCTGGGGTCAATTTGAACTGATGCAAACCATCTCAACCCTTCCAGAGGACCACACTGGTTTCAATGGTACTGCTGCTATTCGTATCACGAAAGATGGTCAATTTGTCTATGGTTCAAACCGTGGGAACGACTCTATCGCAATATACAAAACCCTCGGCGACGCTAGCTTAGAGTTGGTTGAAATCGTTCCGACTAATGGTAAAACTCCTCGTGACTTCACACTTAGTCCTGATGAAAATCACTTAATTGTCGTTCATCAAGATTCTGACAATGCGACAGTCTTTGCGAGAGATACAGAGAGCGGTCGTTTAACAGAACTATATCATGATTTCTACGTTCCTGAAGCTGTTTGCGTCACATTTTAA
- a CDS encoding haloacid dehalogenase, producing the protein MIESIFFDLGSTLLDEEAAYGYHMDKCVKKLESLDIEVSSDSYKKKMVEYAHKSMDPIRATWQYFAPTEPRPLWTNEGVSLYPETIDALDKLSQNYQLGIIANQSATVRALLEEWGVESYFQLIILSLSEEVGLSKPDSTIFKLALQKANTTAIRIIYVGDRYDNDIVPAKSLGIRAVRILTGMGRFAVEDMEWKSDWQLHSIQELTTIFKKKKKTRLNILSLVFTCIRTSL; encoded by the coding sequence ATGATAGAGTCGATATTTTTTGATTTGGGTTCGACGCTTTTAGATGAAGAGGCTGCTTATGGTTATCATATGGACAAGTGTGTGAAGAAGTTAGAGTCTCTGGATATAGAGGTTTCATCAGATTCTTATAAAAAGAAAATGGTGGAGTATGCTCATAAGTCGATGGACCCAATTCGTGCAACTTGGCAATATTTTGCACCGACCGAGCCACGTCCTCTATGGACAAATGAGGGTGTGAGCCTGTATCCTGAAACAATAGATGCTCTAGACAAGTTATCACAAAACTATCAATTGGGGATAATTGCAAATCAATCTGCTACAGTAAGGGCTTTGTTGGAGGAATGGGGAGTTGAGTCTTACTTTCAACTTATTATCCTCTCTCTCTCTGAAGAAGTTGGACTATCTAAGCCAGATTCGACTATTTTCAAACTTGCCTTGCAAAAAGCAAACACCACAGCAATTAGAATTATCTATGTTGGGGATAGGTACGATAATGACATTGTACCAGCTAAATCGCTAGGTATAAGGGCTGTTCGCATATTGACAGGAATGGGAAGATTTGCTGTTGAGGATATGGAGTGGAAGAGTGACTGGCAACTGCATTCAATCCAAGAACTTACGACTATTTTCAAAAAAAAAAAGAAAACTAGACTGAACATTCTCAGCCTAGTTTTTACATGTATTAGAACAAGCCTTTAA
- a CDS encoding phosphopyruvate hydratase, whose protein sequence is MPFITDVYAREVLDSRGNPTLEVEVRTESGAFGRGMVPSGASTGEHEAVELRDGDKSRYLGLGTQKAVDNVNNVIADAIIDFDVCDQQAIDRAMIALDGTPNKGKLGANAILGVSIAVARAAADYLEVPLYTYLGGFNTKVLPTPMMNIINGGSHSDAPIAFQEFMIVPVGAPSFKEGLRWGAEVFHALKKILKARGLVTAVGDEGGFAPKFEGTEDGVETIIEAIEAAGYEAGENGIMIGFDCASSEFFDKERKVYDYTKFEGEGAAVRTSAEQIDYLEELVNKYPIITIEDGMDENDWDGWKALTERLGKRVQLVGDDFFVTNTDYLARGIKEGAANSILIKVNQIGTLTETFEAIEMAKEAGYTAVVSHRSGETEDSTIADIAVATNAGQIKTGSLSRTDRIAKYNQLLRIEDQLGEVAVYKGLNSFYNLRK, encoded by the coding sequence ATGCCATTTATTACTGATGTTTACGCTCGCGAAGTCCTTGACTCACGCGGTAACCCTACACTTGAAGTTGAAGTTCGTACTGAATCAGGTGCTTTCGGACGTGGTATGGTTCCTTCAGGAGCTTCTACTGGTGAGCACGAAGCAGTTGAGCTTCGCGACGGTGACAAATCACGTTACCTTGGTCTTGGTACTCAAAAAGCTGTTGACAACGTGAACAACGTGATTGCTGACGCTATCATCGATTTCGACGTTTGTGATCAACAAGCTATCGACCGCGCTATGATCGCTCTTGACGGCACTCCTAACAAAGGTAAATTGGGTGCAAACGCAATCCTCGGTGTTTCTATCGCTGTTGCGCGTGCTGCTGCTGACTACCTTGAAGTGCCACTTTACACTTACCTTGGCGGATTCAACACTAAAGTATTGCCAACTCCAATGATGAACATCATCAACGGTGGTTCTCACTCTGACGCTCCAATCGCTTTCCAAGAATTCATGATTGTACCAGTTGGTGCTCCATCATTCAAAGAAGGTCTTCGTTGGGGTGCTGAAGTATTCCACGCTTTGAAAAAAATCTTGAAAGCTCGTGGTTTGGTAACAGCTGTTGGTGACGAAGGTGGTTTCGCTCCTAAATTTGAAGGTACTGAAGATGGCGTTGAAACAATCATCGAAGCTATCGAAGCTGCTGGTTACGAAGCTGGCGAAAACGGCATTATGATCGGTTTCGACTGTGCATCATCTGAATTCTTCGACAAAGAACGTAAAGTTTACGATTACACTAAATTCGAAGGTGAAGGCGCTGCTGTTCGTACATCTGCAGAACAAATCGACTACCTTGAAGAATTGGTTAACAAATACCCAATCATCACTATCGAAGATGGTATGGATGAAAACGACTGGGATGGCTGGAAAGCTCTTACTGAGCGCCTTGGCAAACGCGTTCAATTGGTTGGTGACGACTTCTTCGTAACAAACACTGACTACCTTGCACGTGGTATTAAAGAAGGTGCTGCTAACTCAATCCTTATCAAAGTTAACCAAATCGGTACTCTTACTGAAACATTTGAAGCTATCGAAATGGCTAAAGAAGCTGGTTACACTGCCGTTGTATCACACCGTTCAGGTGAAACTGAAGATTCAACAATCGCTGACATCGCAGTTGCAACTAACGCTGGCCAAATCAAAACAGGTTCATTGTCACGTACAGACCGTATTGCTAAATACAACCAATTGCTTCGTATTGAAGATCAACTTGGTGAAGTTGCAGTCTACAAAGGCTTGAACTCATTCTACAACCTTAGAAAATAA
- a CDS encoding DUF1694 domain-containing protein, giving the protein MNNDINTSILRKASGETRLNPDEQRLYMGTYRERVVLLLSFDELAKEQVSQDFNQICQKLVSNYQPLFLKLSPSLSDKQQISLMKVAQTHSITSAIIDEKVGQSPYALIFHTDHAVDREDVTLESVFPNIFLIEDKKEDTKPSFWKKLFG; this is encoded by the coding sequence ATGAATAACGATATAAATACAAGTATTTTAAGAAAGGCTTCCGGGGAAACTCGTCTAAATCCGGATGAACAACGTCTGTACATGGGAACCTACCGGGAGCGGGTTGTTCTCCTACTTTCTTTTGACGAATTGGCAAAGGAACAGGTCTCTCAAGACTTCAATCAGATTTGCCAAAAATTAGTTAGTAACTACCAACCGCTCTTTCTTAAACTATCCCCCTCTCTATCGGATAAGCAACAGATTTCGCTGATGAAAGTGGCACAAACTCACAGCATTACTTCAGCTATTATTGACGAGAAAGTTGGTCAATCACCATATGCTTTGATTTTTCATACTGACCATGCTGTAGATAGAGAAGATGTTACCTTAGAATCAGTATTTCCAAATATTTTCTTAATAGAAGATAAAAAGGAAGATACAAAACCTTCCTTCTGGAAAAAATTATTTGGATAA
- a CDS encoding glycerate kinase: MHILIAPDSFKESLSAAQVAEAIKLGFSKVYPHASYDLLPLGDGGEGTVESLTDALSLEVKHTYVTGPFGDKVKVTYAMKDDLAVFEMAAIVGLGSIPHEKRNPLLLKTEGIGELIVELVQNGAQRILIGVGGSASHDGGIGMASGLGVRFYDCEGDEVEANGAHLGKIVRYSTDEMLVDLSQVRIDLVTDVNNPLCGPLGATYVFAGQKGLAPEEFERIDEEMAGFYNNVNPEILAVSGAGAGGGMAAGLVHFAGAHIQKGVDFVMNQLNFDHRVAEADLVIVGEGRMDIQSLAGKTPIGVARRTPDGVPIIAICGSLKDDLPDFPFENICAAFPIIASVDSLEHTLKNAEKNLIRTAEQVARVIQLGGTVRWN; encoded by the coding sequence ATGCATATTCTCATAGCGCCAGATTCGTTTAAAGAATCTCTTTCAGCAGCACAGGTCGCTGAAGCGATTAAACTTGGATTTTCAAAGGTTTATCCTCATGCAAGCTATGACTTACTTCCCTTGGGTGATGGTGGGGAAGGTACTGTTGAGAGTTTGACAGATGCCTTATCGCTGGAAGTGAAACATACCTATGTTACTGGTCCATTTGGAGACAAAGTCAAGGTTACCTATGCGATGAAAGATGACCTTGCAGTGTTTGAAATGGCTGCAATAGTTGGCCTTGGCAGTATTCCACACGAAAAAAGAAATCCGCTTTTGCTCAAAACAGAAGGAATTGGAGAGCTAATCGTTGAACTTGTGCAAAATGGAGCTCAGAGAATTTTAATTGGTGTTGGCGGATCTGCTAGTCATGATGGTGGCATTGGTATGGCATCAGGTCTGGGTGTTAGATTTTATGACTGTGAAGGAGATGAGGTCGAGGCTAATGGTGCTCATTTGGGAAAGATAGTACGCTATTCAACAGACGAAATGTTGGTGGACTTATCCCAAGTTAGGATTGACTTGGTTACGGATGTGAATAATCCACTTTGTGGGCCTTTGGGTGCAACTTATGTTTTTGCGGGTCAGAAAGGTCTAGCGCCTGAAGAGTTTGAACGTATTGATGAAGAAATGGCTGGGTTTTATAATAATGTGAATCCCGAAATACTTGCTGTAAGTGGAGCAGGTGCTGGTGGAGGTATGGCTGCTGGATTGGTCCATTTTGCTGGTGCACATATCCAAAAGGGTGTAGATTTTGTCATGAATCAATTGAATTTTGATCACCGAGTTGCTGAGGCTGATCTTGTTATTGTGGGTGAGGGTCGGATGGATATCCAGAGTCTAGCAGGGAAAACTCCGATAGGAGTGGCTCGACGAACACCAGATGGAGTTCCTATCATTGCGATATGTGGCAGTCTCAAAGATGACCTACCTGATTTTCCTTTTGAAAATATCTGCGCCGCATTTCCTATCATTGCAAGTGTTGACAGTTTAGAACACACGCTCAAAAATGCAGAAAAAAACCTGATCCGTACAGCAGAACAGGTGGCAAGAGTCATTCAATTAGGAGGAACTGTAAGATGGAATTGA